A stretch of the Lolium perenne isolate Kyuss_39 chromosome 3, Kyuss_2.0, whole genome shotgun sequence genome encodes the following:
- the LOC127342352 gene encoding uncharacterized protein, translating into MGKKAIRYAVVDAFAAEPFKGNPAAVCLLEDEGAAADERWMQSVAAEFNLSETAFLVRDSSRPAAAAPRFHLRWFTPVTEVDLCGHATLASAHFLFTTVLADHVMVEFMTRSGILTAKKVTAPGSTGVSEEEQGKLFIELDFPMDSFMGCNITGDTPLIPETLNGSSVVSVHKSKADGDLIVELSSAKEVADIVPSIDEIKSLDSRGLIVTGPAPAGSGYDFFTRFFCPKFGIDEDPVTGSIHCVLAPYWGRKLGKQKLTAYQASPRGGTLYLELDDPNGRVQIKGEAVTVMDGTLLA; encoded by the exons ATGGGCAAGAAAGCTATCCGATACGCCGTC GTGGATGCCTTCGCGGCCGAGCCATTCAAGGGCAACCCTGCAGCGGTGTGCCTGCTCGAAGACGAGGGCGCCGCCGCGGACGAGCGGTGGATGCAGTCCGTCGCCGCCGAGTTCAACCTCTCGGAGACCGCCTTCCTCGTCCGCGACTCCTCCcggccagccgccgccgccccgcgGTTCCACCTCCGATGGTTCACTCCCGTCACCGAG GTCGACCTCTGCGGGCACGCGACGCTGGCATCGGCGCACTTCCTCTTCACGACTGTTCTCGCCGACCATGTCATGGTGGAGTTCATGACCAGGTCCGGGATACTAACTGCCAAGAAAGTTACTGCACCAGGGAGTACTGGTGTCTCAGAAGAAGAGCAGGGGAAGCTGTTTATTGAGCTGGATTTCCCCATGGACAGTTTTATGGGTTGCAACATCACCGGCGATACGCCTTTGATCCCTGAGACTCTAAATGGCTCTTCAGTTGTCAGTGTTCACAAATCGAAGGCCGACGGTGACCTCATT GTGGAACTTTCTTCAGCAAAAGAGGTTGCCGATATCGTTCCTAGCATTGACGAAATAAAAAGTTTGGACAGCAGGGGTCTTATTGTTACAGGACCGGCACCTGCTGGATCTGGTTATGACTTCTTCACACGTTTCTTCTGCCCAAAATTTGGGATAGATGAG GACCCTGTTACTGGCAGTATACATTGTGTTTTGGCACCCTATTGGGGAAGAAAGCTGGGGAAGCAAAAGTTGACGGCATATCAA GCATCTCCAAGGGGTGGAACACTATACCTGGAACTGGACGACCCAAATGGGAGAGTCCAAATCAAGGGAGAAGCTGTTACTGTGATGGATGGGACACTCCTAGCCTAG